CGATGTCGGGCTTTCAGCAAAAGAAACCGCGCGCCGAATGACCGAAGCCGGACTTGATCCCACCAGGCTCTCCGCGGTTGTCGTCACCCACGAACACACAGACCACATGAAAGGCATTCGCGTTTTTGCTTCGACTGCCGGGGTGCCCGTCTTCATGTCCGAAGCGACACGCGCGGAGTGCAAGTTCCCCGACGACGGCGAGAAGATTCCCTGGGGCGAGACCATTGCTTCCAGTGAGCCCTTCCAGATCGGCTCGATGAACTTCTACCCGTTCACGATACCTCACGACGGCGTGGATACTTTTGCGTTCACCGTCGAGTCGGAAGGCGTGAAGGTTGGAGCAGTGACCGACCTCGGCTACATCACCCAGTTGGTGGCCGAACGATTGCGCGGCTCGACCCTCGTGATGATTGAATCAAATCACGACCGGGATATGCTGAAGGTCGGGCCTTACCCGTGGTCGGTGAAGCAGCGCATCGCCAGCAACATCGGACATCTGTCGAACGATGAGACGGCTCGATGGATACGCGAAGACTTTGACGGGCAGGCTGAGTATTTGGTGCTCGCGCATTTGTCGCGCCAGTGCAATCATCCCGAGCTTGCGAGGCTGTCGGCGCTTCAGGCGCTCGATTATCACGGTTCGTTGTTT
The Acidobacteriota bacterium genome window above contains:
- a CDS encoding MBL fold metallo-hydrolase, translated to MRLIILGSGSSGNVLYIESGATSVLVDVGLSAKETARRMTEAGLDPTRLSAVVVTHEHTDHMKGIRVFASTAGVPVFMSEATRAECKFPDDGEKIPWGETIASSEPFQIGSMNFYPFTIPHDGVDTFAFTVESEGVKVGAVTDLGYITQLVAERLRGSTLVMIESNHDRDMLKVGPYPWSVKQRIASNIGHLSNDETARWIREDFDGQAEYLVLAHLSRQCNHPELARLSALQALDYHGSLFFPRAEERVRIALPDRASEWFEL